From a region of the Haloferax volcanii DS2 genome:
- a CDS encoding M24 family metallopeptidase — protein sequence MEPDFSPLAEFLGDEFDGYLISADGSDSNQLYLSGFDAPDPYVTLYTPAGIHLLVSTLEFGRAKKESRADTVSRLSDYDYRDNHAEHGAVVGKAKTVAAFLADHGVDSLAVPADFPLGTADALREEGVAVDAETDDVLTNIRAVKADEEVERIHAAQDANEAAMRAAEGLIRDADVADDGTLTYEGEPLTSERVREEIEVTLLRHGCALDETIVACGADAADPHDRGSGPLRADEAVIIDIFPRDKETKYNGDMTRTFVKGEPSPEIREWFDLTEEAFEAALDAVEPGATGKDVHDAVCDVYEAAGESTLRADPSAETGFIHSTGHGVGLDVHELPSLSPSGEELRPGHVITIEPGLYDPEIGGVRIEDLVVVTEDGYENLTEYPVELVVE from the coding sequence ATGGAACCCGATTTCTCACCGCTGGCCGAGTTCCTCGGCGACGAGTTCGACGGCTATCTCATCTCGGCCGACGGCAGCGACTCCAACCAGCTGTATCTCTCCGGGTTCGACGCGCCGGACCCGTACGTGACGCTCTACACGCCCGCGGGAATCCACCTCCTCGTCTCGACGCTGGAGTTCGGCCGCGCGAAAAAGGAGAGCCGCGCCGACACCGTCTCTCGACTCTCGGACTACGACTACCGCGACAACCACGCCGAACACGGCGCGGTCGTCGGGAAGGCCAAGACGGTCGCGGCGTTCCTCGCTGACCACGGGGTCGACTCGCTCGCGGTCCCCGCGGACTTCCCGCTCGGCACCGCCGACGCCCTGCGCGAGGAGGGCGTCGCGGTCGACGCCGAGACCGACGACGTGCTCACGAACATCCGCGCGGTGAAAGCCGACGAGGAAGTCGAACGTATCCACGCCGCACAGGACGCCAACGAGGCCGCGATGCGCGCCGCCGAGGGGCTCATCCGCGACGCCGACGTGGCCGACGACGGCACGCTCACCTACGAGGGCGAACCGCTGACGAGCGAGCGCGTCAGAGAGGAAATCGAGGTGACGCTCCTGCGCCACGGCTGCGCCCTCGACGAGACCATCGTCGCCTGTGGAGCCGACGCCGCCGACCCGCACGACCGCGGGAGCGGCCCGCTCCGAGCCGACGAGGCCGTCATCATCGACATCTTCCCGCGCGACAAGGAGACGAAGTACAACGGCGACATGACCCGGACGTTCGTGAAAGGCGAGCCGTCGCCCGAGATACGCGAGTGGTTCGACCTCACCGAGGAGGCGTTCGAGGCCGCTCTCGACGCCGTCGAACCCGGCGCGACCGGCAAAGACGTCCACGACGCCGTCTGCGACGTGTACGAGGCGGCCGGCGAGAGCACGCTCCGCGCCGACCCCTCGGCGGAGACCGGCTTCATCCACAGCACCGGCCACGGCGTCGGCCTCGACGTGCACGAACTGCCCTCGCTGAGTCCGAGCGGCGAGGAGCTTCGGCCCGGTCACGTCATCACCATCGAGCCGGGGCTGTACGACCCCGAAATCGGCGGCGTCAGAATCGAGGACCTCGTGGTCGTCACCGAGGACGGCTACGAGAACCTGACGGAGTACCCGGTCGAGCTCGTCGTCGAGTAG
- a CDS encoding SDR family oxidoreductase — translation MAFDDVDFEGRTAFITGTSRGIGKAIALDLADRGANVVSTGKTVDGREDLPGTIVETTEEIRERGGSSIWCQLDVRDDASVQTAIDETVDAFGGIDFVVNNAGAIHMAGFEDTPPKRFDLLMDVNARGAYATTHAALPHLRESDHAHVVTFSPPMPARPAPGKVAYALSKYGMTFIAQSLAGELDADDVGVNALWPVAAIESEATRHFGMGTPEDWRTPQIMCDAVAELFSRDPTDCTGNAFYDEELLSEAGVDDFSSYAVVEGSEPGPMSAQLFDPDYER, via the coding sequence ATGGCATTCGATGATGTGGATTTCGAGGGTCGGACGGCCTTCATCACGGGAACCAGTCGCGGCATCGGGAAGGCCATCGCGCTCGACCTGGCCGACCGGGGCGCGAACGTCGTCTCGACGGGCAAGACCGTCGACGGGCGCGAGGACCTCCCCGGGACCATCGTCGAGACGACGGAGGAGATACGCGAGCGCGGCGGCAGTTCCATCTGGTGCCAACTCGACGTGCGCGACGACGCTTCCGTGCAGACCGCCATCGACGAGACGGTCGACGCCTTCGGCGGCATCGACTTCGTCGTCAACAACGCGGGCGCGATTCACATGGCCGGCTTCGAGGACACGCCGCCGAAGCGGTTCGACCTCCTCATGGACGTGAACGCTCGCGGGGCGTACGCCACCACACACGCCGCGCTCCCGCACCTCCGCGAGAGCGACCACGCCCACGTCGTCACCTTCTCGCCGCCGATGCCCGCCCGCCCCGCCCCGGGGAAGGTGGCCTACGCGCTCTCGAAGTACGGCATGACGTTCATCGCGCAGTCGCTCGCGGGCGAACTCGACGCCGACGACGTCGGCGTGAACGCGCTGTGGCCGGTCGCGGCCATCGAGTCCGAGGCGACGCGACACTTCGGGATGGGCACGCCCGAGGACTGGCGCACCCCGCAGATTATGTGCGACGCCGTCGCCGAACTGTTCTCGCGCGACCCGACCGACTGTACCGGCAACGCGTTCTACGACGAGGAACTGCTGTCCGAAGCGGGCGTCGACGACTTCTCGTCGTACGCCGTCGTCGAGGGCAGCGAACCGGGGCCGATGTCGGCCCAGCTGTTCGACCCGGACTACGAGCGCTGA
- a CDS encoding prephenate dehydrogenase/arogenate dehydrogenase family protein, translating into MDVLIVGAGAMGRWFGRTVDADLAFADADPESAVAAADALGGRAVPLDGDERFDVVCLAVPMRLAADAVADNAHRADAAMCDVTGAMKPPVVAMRNHLPDRERLSLHPLFAPHNAPGNVAAVADESGPKTDTLLADLDAAGNRVFETTPEEHDAAMETVQAAAHAAVLAFGVAADDVREEFATPISAALDELVASVSGGTPRVYADIQSSFGGGADRVADAARALAAADDEAFDDLYRRVSRGDSGVAAGADRVADDRSRDRDQTDKHDPVE; encoded by the coding sequence ATGGACGTGCTCATCGTCGGCGCGGGCGCAATGGGACGCTGGTTCGGCCGCACCGTCGACGCCGACCTCGCGTTCGCCGACGCGGACCCCGAGAGCGCGGTCGCCGCAGCGGACGCGCTGGGCGGGCGGGCGGTCCCGCTGGACGGCGACGAGCGGTTCGACGTGGTCTGTCTCGCGGTCCCGATGCGCCTCGCGGCCGACGCCGTCGCCGACAACGCCCACCGCGCGGACGCCGCGATGTGCGACGTGACCGGCGCGATGAAACCCCCGGTGGTGGCGATGCGCAACCACCTCCCCGACCGCGAGCGACTCAGCCTCCACCCGCTTTTCGCCCCGCACAACGCCCCCGGCAACGTTGCCGCCGTCGCCGACGAATCGGGGCCGAAGACGGACACCCTGCTCGCCGACCTCGACGCGGCCGGCAACCGCGTCTTCGAGACGACGCCCGAGGAACACGACGCGGCGATGGAGACGGTGCAGGCGGCCGCCCACGCGGCCGTCCTCGCGTTCGGGGTCGCCGCCGACGACGTGCGCGAGGAGTTCGCCACGCCGATTTCCGCCGCGCTCGACGAACTCGTCGCCTCGGTGTCCGGCGGCACCCCGCGCGTGTACGCGGACATCCAATCTTCGTTCGGCGGCGGGGCCGACCGCGTCGCCGACGCGGCCCGCGCGCTCGCGGCGGCCGACGACGAGGCGTTCGACGACCTCTACCGGCGCGTCTCCCGCGGCGACTCCGGTGTGGCCGCTGGAGCCGACCGCGTCGCCGACGACCGCAGTCGCGACCGCGACCAGACCGACAAGCACGACCCTGTCGAGTGA
- a CDS encoding small ribosomal subunit Rsm22 family protein — protein MIDRDAVRDNAKYLRNVRPVDPDEIADYIEGAPHPAVVKQTLREEAHDLGLFEREDGTFVPANADPAPVRNWSPAAFPDDYSFALEDLLIGRYGANWHVGESGDRLRERVRQLKEDYYRGNSVEYDEDAALGYAIYHLPDYYAAVGYVLSDLAERSLLPRKPRVLDVGAGTGGPALGLHDYLPDDSVVDYHAVEPSASADVLDRMLGETRRNFRTTVHRETAEAFAPDGEYDIVLFASVLSELDDPAAVVEKYLDALAADGAVVAIAPADRNTSIGLREVEREVAPADGDVTVYSPALRLWDGYAPSDRGWSFDVRPDLDVPGFQRRLDEGRAGDEDEGTFVNVDVQYSYSVLRTDGERRLDVRGNPARFAKMAEMERHVTNRIDLLAVKLSHDLSEGNNQVFKIGDGSEAVDHYAVRTRDTVLNADVADADYGDVLVFENVLSLWNDDEEAYNLVVDDETLVDRVA, from the coding sequence ATGATAGACAGAGACGCCGTCCGCGACAACGCGAAGTACCTCAGAAACGTCCGCCCCGTCGACCCCGACGAGATAGCCGACTACATCGAGGGCGCGCCCCACCCCGCCGTGGTGAAACAGACGCTCCGCGAGGAGGCCCACGACCTCGGCCTGTTCGAGCGCGAGGACGGCACGTTCGTCCCCGCGAACGCCGACCCCGCGCCGGTTCGGAACTGGTCGCCCGCGGCCTTCCCCGACGACTACTCCTTTGCCCTCGAAGACCTGCTCATCGGGCGCTACGGCGCGAACTGGCACGTCGGTGAGTCGGGCGACCGCCTCCGGGAGCGCGTCCGCCAACTGAAAGAGGACTACTACCGGGGCAACTCCGTCGAGTACGACGAGGACGCCGCGCTCGGCTACGCGATATACCACCTCCCGGACTACTACGCGGCCGTCGGCTACGTCCTCTCCGACCTCGCGGAGCGGAGCCTACTCCCGCGAAAACCCCGCGTGCTCGACGTGGGTGCCGGAACCGGCGGCCCCGCGCTCGGCCTCCACGACTACCTCCCCGACGATTCGGTCGTGGACTACCACGCGGTCGAACCGAGCGCCTCCGCGGACGTGCTCGACCGGATGCTCGGCGAGACGCGCCGGAACTTCCGGACGACCGTCCACCGCGAGACCGCCGAGGCGTTCGCCCCCGACGGCGAGTACGATATCGTCCTGTTCGCCAGCGTCCTGAGCGAACTCGACGACCCCGCCGCAGTCGTCGAAAAATACCTCGACGCGCTCGCCGCCGACGGCGCAGTCGTCGCCATCGCGCCGGCCGACCGGAACACCAGTATCGGCCTCCGCGAGGTCGAACGCGAGGTCGCGCCGGCCGACGGCGACGTGACGGTGTACTCGCCGGCGCTCCGCCTCTGGGACGGCTACGCGCCCTCGGACCGCGGCTGGTCGTTCGACGTACGGCCCGACCTCGACGTGCCGGGGTTCCAGCGCCGCCTCGACGAGGGGCGCGCGGGCGACGAGGACGAGGGCACCTTCGTCAACGTGGACGTGCAGTACTCGTACAGCGTCCTCCGCACCGACGGCGAGCGCCGCCTCGACGTGCGCGGCAACCCCGCGCGGTTCGCCAAGATGGCCGAGATGGAACGCCACGTGACGAACCGCATCGACCTGCTGGCGGTCAAACTGAGCCACGACCTCTCGGAGGGGAACAACCAGGTGTTCAAAATCGGCGACGGGAGCGAGGCGGTCGACCACTACGCCGTCCGCACGCGCGACACCGTGCTGAACGCCGACGTGGCCGACGCCGACTACGGCGACGTGCTCGTCTTCGAGAACGTCCTCTCGCTCTGGAACGACGACGAGGAGGCGTACAACCTCGTCGTCGACGACGAGACGCTCGTCGACCGCGTCGCCTGA
- the surE gene encoding 5'/3'-nucleotidase SurE produces MSEPSILLTNDDGIESVGFRALYDALSEFADVTAVAPATDQSAVGRKMSTDAVVAEHELGYALEGTPADCTVAGLEALCPDVDMVVSGINKGANIGAYVLGRSGTVSAAVEAAFFDVPAIALSLYVPAGGDLPWHEKATDPRDFREATNAASHLVKHAEPAGVFEQCDYLNVNAPVSGPDGGPADMQVTVPSELYDMTAEFENGTVKLHDRVWERMETGDIPDPDGTDRRAVVEGRVSVSPLTAPHTTHRHEALDALAETYLE; encoded by the coding sequence ATGAGCGAACCCAGCATCCTCCTCACTAACGACGACGGCATCGAGAGCGTCGGCTTCCGCGCGCTCTACGACGCCCTCTCGGAGTTCGCCGACGTGACCGCGGTCGCGCCCGCGACGGACCAGAGCGCGGTCGGCCGGAAGATGTCCACCGACGCGGTCGTCGCCGAGCACGAACTCGGCTACGCGCTGGAGGGGACGCCCGCCGACTGCACGGTCGCCGGGTTGGAGGCGCTGTGTCCCGACGTGGACATGGTCGTCTCCGGCATCAACAAGGGAGCTAACATCGGCGCGTACGTCCTCGGCCGGTCGGGGACCGTCAGCGCCGCCGTCGAGGCCGCGTTCTTCGACGTGCCCGCCATCGCCCTCTCGCTGTACGTCCCCGCCGGCGGCGACCTGCCGTGGCACGAGAAGGCGACCGACCCACGGGACTTCCGCGAGGCGACCAACGCCGCGTCGCACCTCGTCAAACACGCCGAACCCGCCGGCGTCTTCGAGCAGTGCGACTACCTCAACGTCAACGCGCCCGTGTCCGGTCCCGACGGGGGACCCGCGGACATGCAGGTGACGGTTCCCTCGGAGCTGTACGACATGACCGCGGAGTTCGAAAACGGCACCGTGAAGCTCCACGACCGCGTCTGGGAGCGGATGGAAACCGGCGATATTCCGGACCCCGACGGCACCGACCGCCGGGCCGTCGTCGAGGGTCGCGTGTCGGTCTCACCGCTGACCGCGCCGCACACGACCCACCGACACGAGGCGCTGGACGCGCTCGCCGAGACGTATCTGGAGTGA
- a CDS encoding aminoglycoside N(3)-acetyltransferase codes for MSEADAVERVDEPGTVDSLAADLRALGVERGDTLLVHSSLSSLGWVAGGPQAVVDALQTVLTDDGTLVMPTHTGQYTDPSVWENPPVPDDWVEVIGESMPPFRPDVTPTRGMGAVPECFRNYPGVVRSEHPTVSFAAWGAAAEEIVGGHELDYGLGDGSPLARVYDRGGDVLLLGVGHGNNTSLHLAEHRADFEKTRTRERAPLLRDGERVVVEYDDIEVETDDFEAVGEAFERQRGATEGPVAAATATLLDQPALVDFAEDWFESNR; via the coding sequence ATGTCCGAAGCAGACGCCGTCGAGCGCGTGGACGAACCCGGAACCGTGGATTCGCTCGCCGCGGACCTCCGCGCGCTCGGCGTCGAGCGCGGCGACACCCTCCTCGTCCACTCGTCGCTCAGTTCGCTCGGCTGGGTCGCCGGCGGCCCGCAGGCGGTCGTAGACGCCCTCCAGACGGTGCTGACCGACGACGGGACGCTGGTCATGCCGACCCACACCGGCCAGTACACCGACCCGTCGGTGTGGGAGAACCCGCCGGTCCCCGACGACTGGGTCGAAGTCATCGGCGAGTCGATGCCGCCGTTCCGCCCCGACGTGACGCCGACCCGCGGGATGGGCGCGGTGCCCGAGTGCTTCCGCAACTATCCCGGCGTCGTCCGCAGCGAGCATCCGACGGTCTCCTTCGCGGCGTGGGGCGCGGCCGCCGAGGAAATCGTCGGTGGCCACGAACTCGACTACGGCCTCGGCGACGGGTCGCCGTTGGCGCGGGTGTACGACCGCGGCGGCGACGTGCTCTTACTCGGCGTCGGCCACGGGAACAACACGTCGCTCCACCTCGCCGAGCACCGCGCGGACTTCGAAAAGACGCGGACGAGAGAGCGCGCGCCGCTGCTCCGAGACGGCGAGCGCGTCGTCGTCGAGTACGACGACATCGAGGTCGAGACCGACGACTTCGAAGCGGTCGGCGAGGCGTTCGAGAGGCAGCGCGGCGCGACCGAGGGGCCGGTCGCGGCCGCGACGGCGACGCTCCTCGACCAGCCCGCGCTGGTCGATTTCGCCGAAGACTGGTTCGAGTCGAACCGCTGA